A genomic stretch from Pseudomonas alkylphenolica includes:
- the ccoS gene encoding cbb3-type cytochrome oxidase assembly protein CcoS gives MPALYIMIPAALLIVAIAIYIFFWAVDSGQYDDLDSPAHSILFDDQDPQHTAAMDEADGKKPDDGAPPRA, from the coding sequence ATGCCCGCGCTATACATCATGATTCCGGCCGCGCTGCTGATCGTCGCCATCGCTATCTACATCTTCTTCTGGGCGGTGGACAGCGGTCAGTACGACGACCTCGACAGCCCGGCCCACAGCATTCTGTTCGACGATCAGGACCCACAGCACACCGCCGCGATGGACGAAGCCGACGGCAAGAAACCCGACGACGGCGCCCCACCCCGTGCTTGA
- a CDS encoding sulfite exporter TauE/SafE family protein, with product MLELLPLLSSALILGLLGGGHCLGMCGGLMGALTLAIPKEQRSRRFRLLLAYNLGRIFSYALAGLLLGLAGWAVANSPVALGMRVAAALLLISMGLYLAGWWSGLTRIEGLGRGLWRHIQPVANRLLPVSSLPRALLLGALWGWLPCGLVYSTLLWAASQGNAADSALLMLAFGLGTWPVLLATGLAAERTSALLRKRGVRVAGGILVILFGLWTLPGPHQHWLMGH from the coding sequence GTGCTTGAGCTGCTACCCCTGCTCAGCTCGGCGCTGATCCTCGGCCTGCTGGGCGGCGGCCATTGCCTGGGCATGTGCGGCGGGCTGATGGGTGCCCTGACCCTGGCCATCCCCAAGGAACAGCGCAGCCGGCGCTTTCGCCTGCTGCTGGCCTACAACCTGGGCCGCATCTTCAGCTACGCCCTGGCCGGCCTGCTGCTGGGCCTGGCCGGCTGGGCCGTGGCCAACAGCCCGGTGGCCTTGGGCATGCGCGTGGCCGCAGCGTTGCTGTTGATCAGCATGGGCCTGTACCTGGCCGGCTGGTGGAGCGGCCTGACTCGCATCGAAGGCCTCGGACGCGGCCTGTGGCGCCACATACAGCCCGTGGCCAACCGCCTGCTACCGGTTTCCAGCCTGCCCCGCGCCCTGCTACTGGGCGCCCTGTGGGGCTGGCTGCCATGCGGCCTGGTCTACAGCACCCTGTTGTGGGCTGCGAGCCAGGGCAACGCTGCTGACAGCGCCCTGCTGATGCTGGCCTTCGGCCTCGGCACCTGGCCAGTGCTGCTGGCCACCGGGCTTGCCGCCGAACGCACCAGCGCCCTGCTACGCAAACGCGGGGTACGGGTCGCCGGCGGCATACTGGTGATCCTGTTCGGCCTGTGGACCCTGCCGGGGCCGCACCAGCACTGGCTGATGGGCCACTGA
- the hemN gene encoding oxygen-independent coproporphyrinogen III oxidase, giving the protein MLDALRWDSDLIRRYDLSGPRYTSYPTAVQLHSEVGSFDLLHALRDSRRAVRPLSLYVHVPFCANICYYCACNKVITKDRARAQPYLQRLEQEIQLIACHLDPKQSVEQLHFGGGTPTFLSHVELRQLMAHLRQHFNLLDDDSGDYGIEIDPREADWPTMGLLRELGFNRVSLGVQDLDPAVQRAINRLQTLEQTRTIIDAARTLQFRSINLDLIYGLPKQTPEGFARTVDEVIKLQPDRLSVFNYAHLPERFMPQRRIDSNDLPAPAAKLEMLQRTIEQLTAAGYRYIGMDHFALPDDELAIAQEESTLQRNFQGYTTHGHCDLIGLGVSAISQIGDLYCQNTSDLNTYQDTLSSAQLATSRGLLCSADDRLRRAVIQQLICHFELDFEVIEQAFTIDFRGYFKDQWPALQAMHDDGLIHLSNQGIQVLPAGRLLVRSVCMVFDAYLGLHSQQRFSRVI; this is encoded by the coding sequence ATGCTCGACGCACTCCGCTGGGACTCCGACCTGATCCGTCGCTACGACCTGTCTGGCCCACGCTACACCTCCTATCCAACCGCAGTGCAACTGCACAGCGAAGTCGGCTCCTTCGACCTGCTGCACGCCCTGCGTGACAGCCGCCGGGCCGTTCGGCCGCTGTCGCTTTATGTGCACGTGCCGTTCTGCGCCAACATCTGCTACTACTGCGCCTGCAACAAGGTCATCACCAAAGACCGCGCCCGCGCCCAGCCCTACCTGCAACGCCTGGAGCAGGAAATCCAGCTGATCGCTTGTCACCTGGACCCCAAGCAGAGCGTCGAGCAATTGCACTTCGGTGGCGGCACCCCGACCTTTCTCAGCCATGTCGAACTGCGCCAGCTGATGGCGCATTTGCGCCAGCATTTCAACCTGCTGGACGACGATTCCGGCGACTACGGCATCGAGATCGACCCGCGTGAGGCCGACTGGCCGACCATGGGCCTGCTGCGCGAACTGGGTTTCAATCGCGTCAGCCTGGGCGTACAGGACCTCGACCCGGCCGTGCAACGGGCGATCAACCGCCTGCAAACCCTGGAACAGACCCGGACAATCATCGACGCGGCACGCACCCTGCAGTTTCGCTCGATCAACCTCGACCTGATCTACGGCCTGCCCAAGCAAACGCCAGAAGGCTTTGCCCGCACCGTGGACGAAGTCATCAAGCTGCAACCGGACCGCCTGTCGGTGTTCAACTATGCGCACTTGCCGGAACGCTTCATGCCGCAGCGGCGCATCGACAGCAATGACCTGCCGGCGCCCGCCGCCAAGCTGGAGATGCTGCAAAGAACCATTGAACAACTGACCGCCGCCGGCTACCGCTACATTGGCATGGACCATTTCGCCCTGCCCGACGACGAGCTGGCCATCGCCCAGGAAGAGTCGACCCTGCAACGCAACTTCCAGGGCTACACCACCCACGGTCACTGCGACCTGATCGGCCTCGGCGTCTCGGCCATCAGCCAGATCGGTGACCTGTACTGCCAGAACACCAGCGACCTGAACACCTATCAGGACACCCTGTCCAGCGCCCAGCTGGCCACCAGCCGCGGCCTGCTCTGCAGCGCCGACGACCGCCTGCGCCGCGCGGTGATCCAGCAGTTGATCTGCCACTTCGAACTGGACTTCGAGGTCATCGAACAAGCCTTTACCATCGATTTTCGCGGCTACTTCAAGGACCAGTGGCCAGCCCTGCAAGCCATGCACGACGATGGCCTGATCCACCTCAGCAACCAGGGCATCCAGGTATTGCCCGCCGGTCGCCTGCTGGTGCGTTCGGTGTGCATGGTGTTCGACGCCTACCTCGGCCTGCACAGCCAGCAACGCTTCTCTCGGGTCATCTGA
- the fnrA gene encoding Crp/Fnr family transcriptional regulator FnrA has protein sequence MSEPVKLRPHNQAHCKDCSLAPLCLPLSLNMEDMDALDEIVKRGRPLKKGEFLFRQGDNFASVYAVRSGALKTFSLSDGGEEQITGFHLPSELVGLSGMDTETYPVSAQAQETTSVCEIPFERLDELSVQLPQLRRQLMRVMSREIRDDQQMMLLLSKKTADERIATFLVNLSARFRARGYSANQFRLSMSRNEIGNYLGLAVETVSRVFTRFQQNGLIAAEGKEIHILDPIQLCALAGGALES, from the coding sequence ATGTCCGAGCCAGTCAAACTGCGCCCCCATAACCAGGCCCACTGCAAGGATTGCAGCCTGGCGCCTCTATGCCTGCCATTGTCGTTGAACATGGAAGACATGGATGCATTGGATGAAATCGTCAAACGCGGGCGACCGCTGAAGAAAGGCGAATTTCTGTTCCGCCAGGGTGACAACTTCGCTTCGGTCTACGCAGTGCGCTCCGGCGCCCTGAAAACCTTCAGCCTGAGCGACGGCGGTGAAGAACAGATCACCGGCTTTCACCTGCCCAGCGAACTGGTCGGCCTGTCCGGCATGGACACCGAAACCTATCCGGTATCGGCCCAGGCCCAGGAAACCACGTCGGTCTGTGAAATCCCCTTCGAACGCCTTGACGAGCTTTCGGTTCAGTTGCCTCAACTGCGTCGCCAGCTGATGCGGGTGATGAGCCGCGAAATTCGTGACGACCAGCAAATGATGCTGCTGTTGTCGAAAAAAACCGCCGACGAACGCATCGCCACCTTCCTGGTCAACCTCTCGGCGCGTTTCCGTGCCCGGGGCTATTCGGCCAATCAGTTCCGCCTGAGCATGTCGCGCAACGAAATCGGTAACTATCTGGGTCTGGCTGTAGAAACTGTTTCACGGGTTTTCACCCGCTTCCAGCAGAACGGCCTGATTGCCGCCGAAGGCAAGGAAATCCACATCCTCGACCCGATCCAGCTGTGTGCGCTGGCCGGTGGTGCTCTGGAGAGCTGA
- a CDS encoding adenine phosphoribosyltransferase, with the protein MHSDTFDLKALIRPVPDFPKAGVIFRDITPLFQSPRGLRHVADAFIERYVEAEFSHIGAMDARGFLIGSIIAHQLNKPLILFRKQGKLPADVLAEGYQTEYGEAFLEVHADSLCEGDSVLIFDDLIATGGTFVAASNLVRRMGAQVFEAAAIIDLPELGGSQKLQALGIPTFCLTEFSLSEY; encoded by the coding sequence ATGCACAGCGATACCTTCGACCTCAAAGCCCTGATCCGCCCAGTACCGGACTTCCCGAAAGCCGGCGTGATCTTTCGCGACATCACGCCGCTGTTCCAGTCGCCACGGGGCTTGCGCCATGTGGCCGACGCCTTCATCGAGCGCTATGTCGAGGCCGAATTCAGCCACATCGGTGCCATGGACGCCCGCGGCTTCCTGATCGGCTCGATCATCGCCCACCAACTGAACAAGCCACTGATCCTGTTCCGCAAGCAGGGCAAGCTGCCGGCTGACGTGCTCGCCGAAGGCTACCAGACCGAATACGGTGAAGCGTTCCTCGAAGTGCACGCCGACAGCCTGTGTGAAGGCGATTCGGTGCTGATTTTCGACGACTTGATCGCCACCGGCGGGACCTTCGTGGCAGCAAGCAACCTGGTGCGCCGCATGGGTGCGCAAGTGTTCGAGGCCGCAGCGATTATTGACCTGCCGGAACTGGGTGGCTCGCAGAAACTGCAGGCGCTGGGTATTCCAACCTTCTGCCTGACCGAGTTCTCGTTGAGCGAATACTGA
- the recR gene encoding recombination mediator RecR, with amino-acid sequence MSFSPLIRQLIDALRILPGVGQKTAQRMALQLLERDRSGGTRLAQALSQAMEGVGHCRQCRTLTEQELCPQCADTRRDDTLLCVVEGPMDVYAVEQTGYRGRYFVLKGHLSPLDGLGPEAIGIPQLMARIEEQGTFTEVILATNPTVEGEATAHYIAQLLADKGLVASRIAHGVPLGGELELVDGGTLAHSFAGRKPISL; translated from the coding sequence ATGAGCTTCAGTCCCCTGATTCGCCAACTGATCGATGCCTTGCGCATCTTGCCCGGCGTCGGCCAGAAAACCGCTCAGCGCATGGCACTGCAGTTGCTCGAGCGCGACCGCAGTGGCGGCACGCGCCTGGCTCAGGCCCTGAGCCAGGCCATGGAAGGGGTTGGCCATTGTCGCCAGTGCCGTACCCTGACCGAGCAGGAGCTGTGCCCACAGTGCGCCGACACGCGCCGTGACGACACGCTGCTGTGTGTGGTCGAAGGGCCGATGGATGTCTATGCGGTGGAACAGACCGGTTATCGCGGCCGTTACTTCGTGCTCAAAGGGCACCTGTCACCGCTGGACGGGCTGGGGCCTGAGGCGATCGGCATTCCACAGCTGATGGCGCGTATCGAAGAGCAGGGCACCTTTACCGAGGTGATTCTGGCGACCAACCCGACGGTGGAGGGTGAGGCGACGGCTCATTACATTGCGCAGTTACTGGCCGACAAGGGCCTGGTGGCTTCGCGCATCGCTCATGGTGTGCCGTTGGGCGGAGAACTGGAGCTGGTGGATGGCGGGACGCTGGCGCACTCCTTTGCGGGGCGCAAGCCGATTTCGTTGTAG
- a CDS encoding YbaB/EbfC family nucleoid-associated protein, with protein sequence MMKGGMAGLMKQAQQMQEKMAKMQEELANAEVTGQSGAGLVSVVMTGRHDVKRISLDDSLMQEDKEVLEDLIAAAVNDAVRKVEQNSQEKMGGMTAGMQLPPGFKMPF encoded by the coding sequence ATGATGAAAGGTGGCATGGCCGGCCTGATGAAGCAGGCCCAGCAGATGCAGGAAAAAATGGCCAAGATGCAGGAAGAGCTGGCCAACGCCGAAGTGACCGGTCAGTCCGGCGCCGGCCTGGTGAGCGTGGTGATGACCGGTCGTCACGACGTCAAGCGCATCAGCCTGGACGACAGCCTGATGCAGGAAGACAAGGAAGTGCTGGAAGACCTGATCGCCGCCGCTGTCAACGACGCGGTGCGCAAGGTCGAGCAGAACAGCCAGGAAAAAATGGGTGGCATGACCGCTGGCATGCAGCTGCCACCTGGTTTCAAAATGCCGTTCTAA
- the dnaX gene encoding DNA polymerase III subunit gamma/tau, producing the protein MSYQVLARKWRPRSFREMVGQTHVLKALINALDNQRLHHAYLFTGTRGVGKTTIARIIAKCLNCETGITSTPCGTCSVCREIDEGRFVDLIEIDAASRTKVEDTRELLDNVQYAPSRGRFKVYLIDEVHMLSSHSFNALLKTLEEPPPYVKFILATTDPQKLPATILSRCLQFSLKNMTPERVVEHLSHVLGAENVPFEDDALWLLGRAADGSMRDAMSLTDQAIAFGEGKVLAADVRAMLGTLDHGQVYGVLQALLEGDARALLEAVRHLAEQGPDWSGVLAEMLNVLHRVAIAQALPEAVDNGQGDRDRVLALAQALPAEDVQFYYQMGLIGRRDLPLAPDPRGGFEMVLLRMLAFRPADADDAPTPVLKPVGISQATADSASAVAAASAAAPAMIAAPAVEPAPVAAPEPVAVTQPEPEPEPAPTPVEVKAEEPEPVVDLPWNDPAPVQPVAEPEVAPAAPEPVVESPQPAPVQAVVRQDAPPHDDSIGYSPAGMERDDEPPLDEDYYEPEMDPASYSYLDELAIEHVHEEAPTAAPEPLPAAMPATGLALQWLELFPQLPISGMTGSIAANCTLIAAEGDDWLLHLDPAHSALFNATQQRRLNDALNQHFGRTLKLSIELIRPEQETPAQAAARKRAERQGEAEASIEADPLIQQMIKQFGAMVRHDTIEPVDAPVTQGE; encoded by the coding sequence ATGAGTTATCAGGTTCTTGCACGTAAATGGCGTCCGCGCTCGTTCCGCGAAATGGTCGGCCAGACCCATGTGCTCAAGGCTTTGATCAACGCACTGGACAACCAGCGCCTGCACCATGCCTACCTGTTTACCGGTACTCGCGGCGTGGGCAAGACTACCATCGCGCGAATCATCGCCAAATGCCTGAACTGTGAAACCGGCATCACCTCGACCCCCTGCGGCACCTGTTCGGTGTGCCGGGAAATCGACGAGGGCCGTTTCGTCGACCTGATCGAGATCGACGCCGCCAGTCGCACCAAAGTCGAAGACACCCGCGAGCTGCTCGACAACGTGCAGTACGCGCCGAGCCGTGGGCGCTTCAAGGTCTACCTGATCGACGAAGTGCACATGCTCTCCAGTCACTCGTTCAACGCCTTGCTCAAGACGCTGGAAGAGCCGCCGCCCTACGTCAAGTTCATCCTTGCCACCACTGATCCACAGAAGCTGCCCGCGACCATCCTCTCGCGCTGCCTGCAGTTTTCCCTGAAGAACATGACCCCCGAGCGGGTGGTCGAGCATCTGAGTCATGTGCTCGGTGCTGAGAACGTCCCGTTCGAAGACGACGCGCTGTGGCTGCTTGGCCGCGCTGCCGATGGCTCGATGCGCGATGCCATGAGCCTGACCGATCAGGCCATTGCTTTCGGTGAAGGCAAGGTATTGGCCGCCGATGTGCGGGCCATGCTGGGCACGCTCGATCATGGCCAGGTCTATGGCGTCTTGCAGGCGCTGCTCGAAGGCGACGCACGGGCCTTGCTCGAAGCGGTACGCCACCTGGCCGAGCAGGGGCCGGACTGGAGCGGCGTGCTGGCCGAGATGCTCAATGTGCTGCATCGCGTCGCCATTGCCCAGGCCCTGCCTGAAGCCGTGGACAACGGCCAGGGCGATCGCGACCGGGTATTGGCCCTGGCCCAGGCGCTGCCGGCCGAGGACGTACAGTTCTACTACCAGATGGGCTTGATCGGTCGTCGTGACCTGCCGCTGGCTCCGGATCCGCGCGGCGGCTTCGAGATGGTGCTGTTGCGCATGCTGGCGTTCCGTCCCGCCGATGCCGATGACGCACCGACGCCGGTACTAAAGCCGGTGGGGATCAGCCAGGCCACAGCTGATTCGGCAAGTGCGGTGGCAGCAGCGAGTGCAGCTGCGCCTGCGATGATTGCTGCGCCGGCTGTCGAGCCTGCGCCGGTTGCTGCTCCTGAGCCGGTAGCTGTTACCCAGCCTGAGCCGGAACCTGAGCCTGCGCCCACGCCAGTCGAGGTCAAAGCTGAAGAGCCTGAGCCGGTTGTCGACCTGCCCTGGAACGATCCAGCCCCGGTCCAGCCTGTTGCCGAGCCCGAGGTTGCACCTGCTGCGCCCGAACCTGTAGTCGAATCGCCGCAACCGGCGCCAGTTCAGGCGGTGGTACGCCAGGACGCACCGCCTCACGACGACAGCATCGGCTACAGCCCGGCGGGCATGGAGCGTGACGACGAGCCGCCGCTGGACGAGGATTACTACGAGCCGGAGATGGATCCGGCCAGCTACAGTTACCTGGATGAGCTGGCGATCGAGCATGTGCACGAAGAAGCGCCGACCGCCGCTCCCGAGCCGTTGCCAGCGGCCATGCCGGCCACCGGCCTGGCTTTGCAATGGCTGGAATTATTCCCGCAGTTGCCGATCTCCGGGATGACCGGCAGTATCGCCGCCAACTGTACCCTGATTGCCGCCGAAGGCGATGACTGGTTGCTGCACCTGGATCCGGCCCACAGTGCGCTGTTCAACGCTACTCAGCAGCGCCGCCTGAACGATGCCCTGAACCAGCATTTCGGGCGCACGCTGAAGCTGTCCATCGAGCTGATTCGCCCGGAGCAGGAAACCCCGGCCCAGGCGGCGGCTCGCAAGCGTGCCGAGCGTCAGGGTGAGGCAGAGGCTTCGATTGAGGCTGACCCGCTCATCCAGCAGATGATCAAGCAGTTTGGTGCCATGGTGCGACACGATACCATTGAGCCTGTAGACGCCCCGGTAACCCAGGGCGAATGA
- a CDS encoding substrate-binding periplasmic protein, whose amino-acid sequence MRWVLSLLMLYIGQLPAAELPPLRFAVADSWTMPLVRLENNQPVEGIMFDLMNTLASRVQRRPEFHVMPRLRLQAGMERGSVDVRCFVMPSWSGGQSGNFSWSPPLFQQRDWLVALPGEAAPTNLAQLPSQVIGTVLGFHYPALQTQFDNGHFKRDDARNQLQVLQKLQAGRYRYAVSSQFSLDWFNRSLPEAQRFKPVALLEEQALSCYVRNDPGVPTQGILRSLEAMKKSGEIERMVKRHTAALDSQTQAGEIARASKDNE is encoded by the coding sequence ATGCGCTGGGTTTTAAGCCTGTTAATGCTGTACATCGGCCAACTGCCGGCCGCCGAGTTACCCCCCTTGCGTTTTGCCGTCGCCGATAGCTGGACCATGCCGCTGGTACGCCTGGAAAACAACCAGCCGGTAGAAGGCATCATGTTCGACCTGATGAACACCCTGGCCAGCCGCGTGCAGCGTCGTCCTGAATTCCACGTAATGCCGCGCCTGCGCCTGCAGGCGGGGATGGAGCGTGGCAGCGTCGACGTGCGCTGTTTCGTGATGCCGTCCTGGAGCGGCGGGCAGTCGGGCAACTTCAGCTGGAGCCCGCCGTTGTTCCAGCAGCGCGACTGGCTGGTGGCGCTTCCCGGCGAAGCAGCGCCGACAAACCTGGCGCAGCTACCCAGCCAGGTCATTGGTACCGTGCTTGGTTTTCACTACCCTGCCCTGCAGACGCAATTCGACAACGGCCACTTCAAGCGTGACGACGCCCGCAATCAGTTGCAGGTGCTGCAGAAGCTGCAGGCAGGACGCTACCGCTACGCGGTCAGCAGTCAGTTCAGCCTGGATTGGTTCAATCGCTCGCTGCCCGAAGCCCAACGCTTCAAGCCAGTGGCACTGCTGGAGGAGCAGGCACTGAGCTGCTATGTGCGAAATGATCCGGGCGTACCCACGCAAGGGATTCTGCGCAGCCTTGAGGCCATGAAAAAATCTGGGGAGATTGAGCGTATGGTTAAACGCCATACAGCAGCGCTGGACAGCCAGACACAAGCAGGCGAAATAGCACGCGCATCAAAAGACAATGAATAA
- the ligA gene encoding NAD-dependent DNA ligase LigA, with the protein MTAESRILELRAELDQHNYRYYVLDEPSVPDAEYDRLFNELKALEAEHPELVTADSPTQRVGGAALSAFSQVRHEVPMLSLGNAFEENDLREFDRRVVEGLDLPAGDLFGDGAAVDYSCEPKLDGLAVSLLYRDGQLVQGATRGDGTTGEDISVNVRTVRNIPLKLQGEGWPAVLEVRGEVYMSKAGFERLNQAQIEAGGKTFANPRNAAAGSLRQLDSKITASRPLEFCCYGLGQVSAPLADTHIGTLEQLKAWGMPISRELRHAAGVAECLEYYRDIGARRNDLPYEIDGVVFKVNSLASQRELGFRAREPRWAIAHKFPAMEELTEVLDVEFQVGRTGAVTPVARLKPVKVAGVTVSNATLHNMGEISRLGLRIGDVVTIRRAGDVIPQVMEVILERRPKLTRPIEIPKECPVCGSPVEPTQLIKRGKGKEVVSEGAVYRCIGRLGCAAQLKQAIVHYVSRRAMDIDGLGEKSVEQLVDEGLIQSPADLYRLEFEQIVDLEGFAELSSNNLLDAIKASKKPSLARFVYALGIPDVGEETAKVLARSLGSLERIQKALPEVLTYLPDIGMEVASEIHSFFSELHNKQVIRDLRERGLEIQDEGGVGVELAASVSFAAFVEKLGITGVAATGAKKLADKAGSLDGLIRLSEDWLDLSSMKGINEKAKGALREFFVSENTQRARAIEAQLLDFGMHWSSEKKVAAGLPLAGQTWVLTGSLERMSRDIAKDKLESLGAKVAGSVSAKTHCVVAGPGAGSKLAKANELGLKVLDEDAFVTFMGKHGIAI; encoded by the coding sequence ATGACTGCCGAATCCCGAATCCTCGAACTGCGTGCCGAACTCGACCAGCACAACTATCGCTACTACGTGCTCGACGAGCCCAGCGTTCCGGACGCCGAATACGACCGTCTGTTCAACGAGCTCAAAGCGCTGGAAGCCGAGCACCCGGAGCTGGTGACCGCTGATTCGCCGACCCAGCGTGTCGGCGGTGCGGCCTTGTCGGCTTTCAGTCAGGTGCGTCACGAAGTGCCGATGCTGAGCCTGGGCAACGCCTTCGAGGAAAACGACCTGCGCGAGTTCGACCGGCGCGTGGTCGAAGGGCTGGATCTGCCGGCAGGCGACCTGTTCGGTGACGGCGCGGCGGTGGACTACAGCTGCGAGCCCAAGCTCGATGGCCTGGCCGTCAGCTTGCTGTACCGCGACGGGCAACTGGTGCAGGGCGCCACCCGCGGTGACGGCACCACCGGCGAAGACATCAGCGTCAACGTGCGTACCGTGCGCAACATTCCCCTGAAGCTGCAAGGCGAGGGCTGGCCAGCCGTGCTCGAAGTGCGCGGCGAGGTGTACATGTCCAAGGCCGGCTTCGAGCGTCTGAACCAGGCGCAGATCGAAGCGGGCGGCAAGACCTTCGCCAACCCGCGCAACGCAGCGGCGGGCAGTCTGCGTCAGCTGGATTCGAAGATCACCGCCAGCCGCCCGCTGGAGTTCTGCTGCTATGGTCTGGGCCAGGTCTCGGCGCCGCTGGCCGACACCCATATTGGCACCCTGGAACAGCTGAAGGCCTGGGGTATGCCGATCAGCCGCGAACTGCGCCATGCAGCGGGCGTTGCCGAGTGCCTGGAGTACTACCGCGATATCGGCGCGCGCCGCAATGACCTGCCTTACGAGATCGATGGCGTGGTGTTCAAGGTCAACAGCCTGGCTTCCCAGCGCGAACTGGGCTTTCGCGCCCGCGAACCGCGCTGGGCCATTGCCCACAAGTTCCCGGCCATGGAAGAGTTGACCGAAGTGCTGGATGTGGAATTCCAGGTCGGACGTACCGGCGCGGTCACCCCGGTGGCCCGGCTCAAGCCGGTGAAGGTGGCTGGAGTGACCGTGTCCAATGCCACGTTGCACAACATGGGAGAAATAAGCCGTTTGGGTCTCAGGATCGGGGATGTTGTCACCATTCGCCGTGCCGGGGACGTGATTCCTCAAGTAATGGAAGTCATTCTTGAGAGGCGTCCTAAGTTGACTCGTCCGATTGAGATACCTAAAGAGTGTCCAGTCTGCGGTTCCCCTGTGGAGCCGACGCAGTTGATCAAGCGTGGAAAGGGCAAGGAAGTTGTCAGTGAAGGGGCCGTATATCGTTGCATCGGGCGCCTTGGCTGCGCTGCGCAGCTTAAGCAGGCGATTGTCCATTACGTCTCGCGCCGTGCGATGGATATTGATGGGCTAGGGGAGAAAAGCGTAGAGCAACTGGTGGATGAAGGGCTTATCCAGTCTCCGGCAGACCTGTACCGCTTGGAGTTCGAGCAAATTGTTGATCTAGAAGGATTTGCCGAACTTTCCAGCAACAACCTTCTGGATGCGATAAAGGCAAGTAAAAAGCCTTCTCTTGCGCGTTTCGTTTATGCCTTGGGTATTCCAGATGTTGGGGAGGAAACCGCCAAGGTGCTTGCTCGCTCATTAGGCTCGTTGGAGCGTATTCAGAAGGCGTTGCCTGAAGTACTCACGTACCTCCCTGATATCGGAATGGAAGTCGCCTCTGAAATTCACTCATTCTTCTCCGAGTTGCACAATAAGCAGGTAATCCGGGATTTACGTGAACGTGGGCTTGAGATTCAAGATGAAGGTGGCGTGGGCGTGGAATTAGCAGCCTCTGTCTCTTTCGCCGCATTCGTAGAGAAACTAGGTATTACTGGTGTTGCTGCGACAGGGGCGAAGAAGTTGGCGGATAAGGCGGGAAGCCTGGACGGTCTGATTAGGCTCAGTGAAGACTGGTTGGATCTGAGTTCTATGAAAGGCATCAATGAAAAAGCAAAAGGTGCTTTGCGTGAGTTTTTTGTTTCGGAAAATACCCAGAGAGCTCGAGCTATCGAAGCGCAACTGCTCGACTTTGGCATGCATTGGAGCAGCGAGAAGAAAGTCGCTGCTGGCTTGCCGCTGGCCGGTCAGACCTGGGTGCTGACCGGCTCCCTGGAGCGCATGAGCCGCGATATCGCCAAAGACAAGCTGGAAAGCCTGGGCGCCAAAGTCGCGGGCTCGGTGTCGGCCAAGACCCATTGCGTGGTGGCGGGGCCGGGGGCCGGTTCCAAGCTGGCCAAGGCCAACGAACTGGGGCTCAAGGTGCTGGATGAAGATGCCTTTGTGACCTTTATGGGTAAGCACGGCATTGCCATCTAA